In Rahnella variigena, one DNA window encodes the following:
- the katE gene encoding catalase HPII, whose protein sequence is MSKSPSKVTKKSEPKPVSRAPATGIESSQPGLGDLAPADRAYQPSPQPTPPGKEPTASGSAKSPKNTNAKLDALERHRKNGEKQPLTTNQGTKISDDQNSLKAGNRGPTLLEDFILREKITHFDHERIPERIVHARGAAAHGYFQPYRSMKDVTKAHFLSDPAKKTPVFVRFSTVQGSRGSADSVRDIRGWATKFYTDEGIYDLVGNNTPVFFIQDAHKFPDFVHAVKPEPHNEIPQGASAHDSFWDYVSLQPETLHNVFWAMSDRGIPRSYRTMEGFGIHTFRFVNAEGKATFVRFHWKPLAGKASLLWDEAQKLAGKDADFHRRDLWEAIEAGDYPEYELGVQLIPEEDEFKFDFDLLDPTKLIPEKLVPVELIGKMVLDRNPDNYFAETEQVAFHPGHVVPGIDFTNDPLLQGRLFSYTDTQISRLGGPNFHEIPINRPTCPYHNFQRDGMHRQDIDTNPANYEPNSINNNWPRETPPAASGGGFESYPERIDAEKIRQRSPSFAEYYSHPRLFWLSQTTAEQDHIVGAFSFELSKVARPYIRERVVDLLAHVDQTLAQKVAKNLGITLSADTLKIKAPKPVNGLKSDPTLSLYASGKGTIKGRQVAILLGEGVNAADVLETLQALQAAGVHPKLLASHLGTVTADDGSTLPVDATFAGSPSITVDAVIVPHGHIDALLMNGDSRHYLLEAYKHLKVIGLSGDARRFKSLLGLKDDVPEEGVVEGEKAEGALLKTFLKEMLKHRIWSRSAAADAVPA, encoded by the coding sequence ATGTCAAAATCACCGTCTAAAGTGACCAAAAAAAGTGAGCCAAAACCGGTAAGCCGCGCCCCCGCCACGGGCATCGAGTCCTCTCAACCTGGCCTGGGCGACCTGGCACCCGCCGATCGTGCTTATCAGCCTTCACCCCAGCCGACACCGCCGGGGAAAGAGCCGACCGCTTCCGGCAGTGCCAAAAGTCCGAAAAATACCAATGCCAAACTGGACGCATTAGAGCGCCATCGTAAAAATGGCGAAAAGCAGCCGCTGACCACCAATCAGGGCACCAAAATCTCGGATGATCAGAACTCGCTGAAAGCCGGCAACCGCGGGCCGACGTTGCTGGAAGATTTTATCCTCCGCGAGAAAATTACCCATTTTGACCACGAGCGCATTCCTGAACGTATTGTTCATGCGCGCGGTGCGGCGGCGCACGGCTATTTCCAGCCATACCGCAGCATGAAAGACGTCACGAAAGCCCATTTTCTCTCTGATCCGGCAAAGAAAACGCCGGTGTTTGTGCGTTTCTCTACCGTTCAGGGCTCGCGTGGCTCGGCGGATTCTGTTCGCGACATCCGTGGCTGGGCGACCAAATTTTATACCGATGAAGGCATTTACGACCTGGTCGGCAACAATACGCCGGTATTCTTTATTCAGGATGCCCATAAATTCCCTGATTTTGTCCATGCGGTAAAACCCGAACCGCATAATGAAATCCCGCAGGGCGCCAGTGCGCACGATTCCTTCTGGGATTACGTGTCCCTGCAACCTGAAACCCTGCATAACGTTTTCTGGGCGATGTCCGACCGTGGCATTCCGCGCAGTTACCGTACGATGGAAGGTTTTGGCATCCATACATTCCGTTTCGTGAATGCTGAAGGGAAAGCCACTTTTGTGCGTTTCCACTGGAAGCCGCTGGCCGGAAAGGCCTCTTTGTTGTGGGATGAGGCGCAGAAACTGGCCGGGAAAGATGCGGATTTCCACCGCCGTGATTTGTGGGAAGCCATCGAAGCCGGTGATTATCCTGAATATGAACTGGGCGTTCAGCTGATCCCTGAAGAAGACGAATTCAAATTTGATTTCGATCTGCTGGATCCGACCAAGCTGATCCCTGAAAAACTGGTGCCGGTAGAACTCATCGGCAAGATGGTACTTGACCGTAACCCCGATAATTACTTCGCGGAAACCGAACAGGTCGCATTCCATCCGGGACACGTAGTGCCGGGCATCGATTTCACCAATGACCCGCTGTTGCAGGGGCGTCTGTTCTCATATACCGATACGCAGATCAGTCGTCTTGGCGGACCGAATTTCCATGAAATTCCGATTAACCGCCCGACCTGTCCGTACCATAACTTCCAGCGTGACGGCATGCACCGGCAGGATATCGATACCAATCCGGCGAATTATGAGCCGAATTCCATCAACAATAACTGGCCGAGGGAGACACCTCCGGCAGCGTCCGGCGGCGGCTTCGAAAGCTATCCGGAGCGGATAGATGCGGAAAAAATCCGTCAGCGCAGTCCGTCATTTGCTGAGTATTATTCCCACCCGCGTTTGTTCTGGCTGAGCCAGACAACAGCGGAGCAGGATCATATTGTCGGGGCCTTCTCGTTTGAATTGTCGAAGGTGGCGCGGCCGTATATCCGCGAGCGTGTGGTGGATTTACTGGCGCATGTTGACCAGACGCTGGCGCAGAAAGTGGCTAAAAATCTGGGTATTACGCTTTCCGCTGACACCCTGAAGATAAAAGCGCCGAAGCCGGTGAATGGCCTGAAAAGTGATCCGACCCTGAGTTTGTATGCCAGTGGCAAAGGCACGATTAAAGGGCGTCAGGTGGCAATTCTGCTCGGTGAAGGCGTGAATGCGGCCGATGTACTGGAAACCTTGCAGGCGCTTCAGGCGGCGGGTGTGCATCCTAAATTACTGGCGAGTCATTTAGGGACTGTCACCGCCGATGATGGTTCGACATTACCGGTGGATGCCACATTTGCCGGGTCGCCTTCCATTACCGTCGATGCAGTGATTGTTCCGCACGGGCATATCGATGCACTGCTGATGAACGGCGATTCCCGTCATTACCTGCTCGAAGCCTATAAGCACCTGAAAGTGATCGGTTTAAGTGGTGATGCGCGTCGCTTCAAATCGCTGCTGGGGCTGAAGGATGATGTGCCGGAAGAGGGCGTTGTCGAAGGTGAAAAAGCCGAAGGCGCATTGCTGAAAACGTTCCTGAAAGAAATGCTGAAACACCGTATCTGGTCGCGTAGTGCAGCGGCAGATGCGGTTCCTGCCTGA
- the udp gene encoding uridine phosphorylase, with product MSQPEVFHLGLAKKDLNGATLAIVPGDPERVEKIAKLMENPVRLASHREFTSWRAELDGKSVIVCSTGIGGPSTSIAVEELAQLGIRTFLRVGTTGAIQPHINVGDVLVTTAAVRLDGASLHFAPMEFPAVADFACTTALVAAAESAGAATHIGVTASSDTFYPGQERYDTFSGRVVRRFKESMKEWQEMGVMNYEMESATLLTMCASQGLRAGMVAGVIVNRTQQEIPDAETMKKTESHAVKIVVEAARRLI from the coding sequence ATGTCTCAGCCTGAAGTTTTCCATCTTGGCCTGGCCAAAAAAGATTTAAACGGCGCGACGCTGGCGATTGTTCCCGGCGACCCTGAGCGCGTGGAAAAAATTGCCAAACTGATGGAGAACCCGGTTCGTCTGGCTTCCCACCGCGAATTTACCTCATGGCGTGCTGAGCTTGATGGCAAATCTGTGATTGTTTGTTCAACCGGTATTGGGGGTCCTTCGACTTCCATCGCGGTTGAAGAACTGGCGCAACTGGGGATCCGTACCTTCCTGCGTGTCGGTACCACTGGTGCTATCCAGCCACACATCAATGTGGGTGACGTTCTGGTGACTACCGCCGCCGTTCGCCTTGATGGCGCAAGCCTGCATTTCGCCCCAATGGAATTCCCTGCGGTCGCCGATTTTGCCTGTACCACCGCGCTGGTTGCTGCGGCAGAATCCGCAGGCGCTGCCACGCACATTGGCGTGACCGCGTCTTCTGACACCTTCTATCCGGGTCAGGAACGTTATGACACCTTCTCCGGCCGCGTTGTCCGTCGCTTCAAAGAATCGATGAAAGAGTGGCAGGAAATGGGCGTCATGAACTATGAAATGGAGTCCGCCACCTTGCTGACCATGTGCGCCAGCCAGGGCCTGCGCGCCGGTATGGTTGCCGGTGTGATCGTGAACCGTACGCAGCAGGAAATCCCTGATGCGGAAACCATGAAGAAGACCGAAAGCCATGCGGTGAAGATTGTTGTAGAAGCGGCTCGCCGACTTATCTAA
- a CDS encoding DedA family protein: protein MTVHDLLDYTTTFIRAHQVWAAPIVFFLAFGESLAFLSLLLPATFILLGLGALIGETGIPFWPIWAAAAAGAFFGDWLSYWVGNHFQDRVGNFWPFSRHPQMLVRGHAFFDKWGMPGAFIGRFFGPLRAVVPLVAGICGMPQKYFQIANVTSALIWAFGILAPGAFGIQWLSRWF, encoded by the coding sequence TTGACTGTTCATGATCTTCTCGATTACACCACCACCTTTATCCGCGCGCATCAGGTGTGGGCTGCGCCCATCGTCTTCTTTCTGGCTTTTGGTGAGTCTCTGGCCTTTTTGTCACTGCTCCTTCCTGCGACCTTTATCCTGCTGGGATTGGGCGCGCTGATTGGCGAAACCGGTATTCCTTTCTGGCCCATCTGGGCCGCCGCCGCTGCGGGTGCTTTCTTTGGTGACTGGCTTTCCTATTGGGTCGGCAACCATTTTCAGGACAGAGTGGGTAACTTCTGGCCTTTCTCACGTCATCCGCAAATGCTGGTGCGCGGTCATGCTTTCTTTGACAAGTGGGGCATGCCGGGCGCGTTTATCGGCCGTTTCTTTGGCCCGCTGCGTGCTGTTGTGCCGCTGGTCGCGGGGATTTGCGGTATGCCGCAAAAATATTTTCAGATTGCCAATGTGACGTCGGCGCTTATCTGGGCTTTCGGCATTCTGGCGCCTGGCGCTTTTGGCATTCAGTGGCTGAGCCGCTGGTTTTGA
- the rmuC gene encoding DNA recombination protein RmuC: protein MDISILTALAAALIGLLVGWLVASLRQQQQQTEYETQRRLLEQSLEQVKAENDTHKSERLSGQQQLREAELELRKLHSLQAASQEKLQLLAHWQNECEQLNQELRAQREINSAQEAELREVSTRLDETRMAAEEKQRLLINSEQRLSSQFENLANRIFEQNGRRADEQNKQSLDKLLLPLREQLDGFRRQVQDSFGQEARERHTLAHEIRNLQQLNVEMAREAVNLTKALKGDNKTQGNWGEVVLSRVLEASGLREGYEYQTQVSVQVDSNSRMQPDVVVRLPQNKDVVIDAKMTLVAYERYFNSEDDAEREIALNEHIASVRGHIRLLGRKDYQQLPGLRSLDYVLMFIPVEPAFLLAIDREPELISEALRHNIMLVSPTTLLVALRTISNLWRYEHQSQNAKRIADRAARLYDKLRLFVDDMESMGQSLDKAQGSYRAAMNKLTQGRGNLIGQVESFRALGVEVKRPISPSLAERAKAENEPEDTASLPDTSDAEEEQTLNPRELNLHQ, encoded by the coding sequence GTGGATATCAGCATTCTGACTGCTCTGGCAGCGGCGTTAATTGGCTTACTGGTGGGGTGGCTTGTCGCCAGTTTGCGACAACAGCAACAGCAAACGGAGTACGAAACGCAGCGCCGTTTGCTGGAACAATCGCTGGAGCAGGTTAAAGCGGAAAATGATACGCACAAAAGCGAGCGGCTATCGGGCCAGCAGCAACTGCGTGAAGCTGAACTTGAGTTGAGAAAATTGCATAGCCTGCAGGCCGCCAGTCAGGAAAAGCTGCAACTGCTGGCGCACTGGCAAAACGAGTGTGAACAGCTGAATCAGGAACTGCGCGCACAGCGGGAAATTAACAGTGCGCAGGAGGCAGAATTGCGTGAGGTTTCCACCCGTCTGGATGAAACCCGCATGGCGGCTGAGGAGAAGCAGCGTCTGCTGATCAACAGCGAACAGCGTCTCAGCAGTCAGTTTGAGAATCTGGCGAACCGGATTTTCGAACAAAATGGCCGTCGCGCCGACGAACAGAATAAGCAAAGCCTCGACAAATTACTGCTGCCGTTGCGCGAGCAACTCGACGGTTTCCGCCGTCAGGTGCAGGACAGCTTCGGGCAGGAAGCCCGTGAACGGCATACGCTGGCCCACGAAATCCGCAATCTGCAACAGCTGAATGTCGAGATGGCGCGTGAAGCCGTCAACCTGACCAAAGCACTGAAAGGTGACAACAAAACGCAGGGCAACTGGGGCGAAGTGGTGCTCAGCCGCGTGCTTGAGGCTTCCGGATTACGTGAAGGCTATGAATATCAGACGCAGGTCAGCGTGCAGGTAGACAGCAACAGCCGCATGCAGCCTGACGTGGTGGTGCGGTTACCGCAAAACAAAGACGTGGTGATTGACGCCAAAATGACGCTGGTCGCTTACGAGCGTTATTTCAATAGTGAAGATGACGCTGAGCGCGAAATCGCTCTCAATGAACACATTGCCTCAGTACGCGGGCACATCCGCCTGCTCGGACGCAAAGATTATCAGCAACTTCCAGGCCTGCGCAGCCTCGATTATGTGCTGATGTTTATCCCTGTTGAACCTGCTTTCCTGCTGGCCATCGACCGGGAGCCCGAATTGATCAGCGAAGCGCTCCGTCACAATATTATGCTTGTCAGCCCGACGACTCTGCTGGTGGCGTTACGCACGATCAGTAATCTGTGGCGCTATGAACACCAGAGCCAGAACGCCAAACGTATTGCCGATCGCGCTGCGCGTCTTTACGACAAACTGCGGCTGTTTGTGGATGACATGGAGTCGATGGGGCAGAGCCTCGACAAAGCGCAGGGAAGTTATCGCGCTGCGATGAATAAACTCACGCAAGGCCGTGGTAATCTTATCGGACAGGTTGAGAGTTTCCGCGCTCTGGGTGTTGAAGTTAAACGGCCAATCAGTCCTTCTCTGGCTGAGAGGGCTAAAGCGGAAAATGAACCTGAAGATACCGCATCTCTGCCAGATACCTCTGATGCGGAAGAAGAACAGACACTGAACCCGCGCGAGCTAAACCTGCATCAATAG
- the ubiE gene encoding bifunctional demethylmenaquinone methyltransferase/2-methoxy-6-polyprenyl-1,4-benzoquinol methylase UbiE, giving the protein MEKQTQETTHFGFRTVAKDEKQEMVAEVFHSVAAKYDLMNDLMSFGIHRIWKRFTIDCSGVRQGHRVLDLAGGTGDLTAKFSRLVGEKGEVVLADINDSMLKMGREKLRNLGIVGNVSYVQANAEALPFPDNYFDCITISFGLRNVTEKEKALRSMFRVLKPGGRLLVLEFSKPVLKPLSKAYDTYSFHILPRIGELVAQDAESYRYLAESIRMHPDQETLKGMMGDAGFENVTYHNLTGGIVALHRGFKF; this is encoded by the coding sequence ATGGAAAAGCAGACGCAGGAAACCACTCATTTTGGTTTTCGTACAGTAGCCAAAGATGAAAAACAGGAAATGGTGGCAGAAGTCTTCCATTCCGTTGCGGCAAAATATGATTTGATGAATGACCTGATGTCTTTCGGTATTCATCGTATCTGGAAGCGCTTCACGATTGATTGCAGCGGTGTCCGTCAGGGACATCGTGTACTGGATCTGGCTGGTGGTACGGGTGACCTGACCGCTAAATTCTCCCGTCTGGTGGGTGAGAAAGGCGAAGTTGTGCTGGCCGATATCAACGATTCCATGCTGAAAATGGGCCGCGAAAAGCTGCGCAATCTCGGCATTGTCGGTAACGTCAGCTACGTACAGGCGAACGCCGAAGCCCTGCCTTTCCCTGATAACTATTTTGACTGCATCACGATTTCCTTCGGTCTGCGTAACGTTACCGAAAAAGAAAAAGCGCTGCGTTCAATGTTCCGCGTGCTTAAGCCGGGCGGTCGTTTACTGGTTCTGGAATTCTCCAAACCTGTCCTCAAGCCTTTGAGCAAAGCCTACGATACCTATTCCTTCCACATTCTGCCGCGCATTGGCGAGCTGGTTGCGCAGGATGCTGAGAGCTACCGCTACCTGGCCGAATCTATCCGTATGCACCCTGATCAGGAAACCCTGAAGGGCATGATGGGCGATGCTGGTTTTGAAAATGTGACGTATCACAATCTGACGGGTGGCATTGTCGCACTGCATCGGGGTTTTAAATTCTGA
- the ubiJ gene encoding ubiquinone biosynthesis protein UbiJ codes for MLLTPLLTAAIETPLNFLLFKDRSMKAARTRLAGKVLRVELQELSSPLTFVFSEQKIDVLGQWDGAADCTVTSRISSLRKLRDRQQLSPMMRSGELVVDGDISVVQQFSALLDMAEFEPAEFLAPYIGDIAAQGLSQAVQGGFNFLQKGLKHQQSYVAQTLTEEWKMAPGPLEVVWFSDEVTALKHELDALDKRIEKLEGKP; via the coding sequence ATGTTGTTAACGCCGTTGCTGACTGCCGCTATCGAGACGCCGCTCAATTTTCTGCTTTTCAAAGATCGCAGCATGAAGGCGGCGCGCACGCGTCTGGCAGGTAAAGTTTTACGTGTTGAGTTGCAGGAACTGAGCTCACCGCTGACCTTTGTTTTCAGCGAGCAAAAAATCGATGTCCTCGGACAATGGGACGGCGCGGCCGATTGCACCGTCACTTCCCGGATTTCATCTCTGCGAAAATTACGGGATCGCCAGCAGCTGTCACCGATGATGCGCAGTGGCGAACTGGTGGTCGACGGGGATATTTCCGTGGTTCAGCAGTTCTCTGCGTTGCTGGATATGGCGGAATTTGAGCCCGCAGAATTTCTGGCGCCCTATATCGGTGATATCGCCGCACAGGGGTTAAGTCAGGCGGTTCAGGGCGGCTTTAATTTTTTGCAAAAAGGCCTGAAGCATCAGCAAAGTTATGTGGCGCAGACGCTGACCGAGGAGTGGAAAATGGCACCCGGTCCGCTGGAAGTCGTCTGGTTTAGCGATGAAGTCACTGCACTGAAGCATGAACTTGATGCGCTGGATAAACGTATCGAAAAACTGGAGGGCAAACCGTGA
- the ubiB gene encoding ubiquinone biosynthesis regulatory protein kinase UbiB, whose translation MTPREMRRLYLIIRMFLIYGLDELIPKIRLTLPLRMGRYLFFWLPHRHKDKPLGERMRLALEQLGPVWIKFGQMMSTRRDLFPPHIADQLALLQDHVPPFDGAKARQQIDAALGGPLETWFDEFDQTPLASASIAQVHTAILKENGKPVVLKVIRPDILPTIVADIRLMSRLASWLPILLPDGRRLRPREVVREYEKTLLDELNLLREAANAIQLRRNFEGSPMLYVPEVYPDYCSERLMVMERIYGIPVSDIEALKKQGTNMKLLAERGVQVFFTQVFRDSFFHADMHPGNIFVSYETPEDPCYIGIDCGIVGSLNKEDKRYLAENFIAFFNRDYRKVAELHVDSGWVPRDTNVEEFEFAIRTVCEPIFEKPLAEISFGNVLLNLFNTARRFNMEVQPQLVLLQKTLLYVEGLGRQLYPQLDLWTTAKPFLESWVRDQVGLPAMIRALKERAPFWLEKMPELPDLVYQSLHQHKLLQYNIEKLSSQIHNQSSRQGQSRYLLGIGATLLLSGTLLLLGDVKIYPACLMAAGAVSWLIGWKRAS comes from the coding sequence GTGACGCCTAGGGAAATGCGACGTTTATACCTGATTATCCGCATGTTTCTTATCTACGGCCTTGACGAACTGATCCCTAAAATCCGCTTAACGCTGCCGCTGCGAATGGGCCGTTATCTTTTTTTCTGGTTACCTCATCGTCACAAAGATAAGCCGTTGGGCGAGCGCATGCGTCTGGCGCTGGAACAACTTGGGCCGGTTTGGATCAAGTTTGGTCAGATGATGTCCACGCGCCGCGATCTTTTCCCTCCGCATATTGCCGATCAACTCGCTCTGCTGCAGGACCATGTACCGCCGTTTGATGGCGCAAAAGCGCGTCAGCAAATCGATGCTGCACTTGGTGGTCCGCTGGAAACCTGGTTTGATGAGTTCGATCAGACTCCGCTGGCTTCTGCCTCGATTGCACAGGTTCATACGGCAATCCTCAAGGAAAACGGCAAGCCAGTCGTACTCAAGGTTATCCGCCCGGATATTTTGCCGACCATTGTGGCGGACATCCGCCTGATGTCTCGCCTTGCAAGCTGGCTGCCGATTCTGCTACCCGATGGTCGCCGTTTGCGCCCGCGTGAAGTGGTACGCGAGTATGAGAAAACCTTGCTCGATGAACTGAATCTGTTACGTGAAGCAGCAAATGCGATTCAGCTTCGTCGTAACTTTGAAGGTAGTCCGATGCTGTATGTGCCGGAAGTGTATCCGGACTACTGCAGCGAACGACTGATGGTGATGGAGCGCATTTACGGCATTCCGGTTTCTGATATTGAGGCACTGAAAAAACAGGGCACCAATATGAAATTGCTGGCAGAGCGTGGTGTGCAGGTGTTCTTCACACAGGTTTTCCGCGACAGTTTTTTCCATGCCGATATGCATCCGGGCAATATTTTCGTCAGCTACGAAACGCCGGAAGACCCTTGCTACATAGGGATCGATTGCGGCATAGTGGGTTCGCTCAATAAGGAAGACAAGCGCTATCTGGCGGAGAACTTCATCGCGTTCTTTAACCGCGATTATCGCAAAGTGGCTGAGCTGCATGTCGATTCCGGCTGGGTTCCCCGCGATACCAACGTTGAAGAATTCGAATTTGCTATCCGTACGGTCTGCGAACCGATTTTTGAGAAACCACTGGCAGAGATTTCCTTTGGCAACGTATTGTTAAACCTGTTTAACACGGCGCGGCGCTTTAATATGGAAGTCCAGCCTCAGCTGGTGTTGCTGCAAAAAACACTGTTGTATGTCGAAGGCCTCGGGCGTCAGCTTTATCCTCAGCTGGATTTGTGGACCACGGCAAAGCCGTTCCTCGAAAGCTGGGTACGCGATCAGGTCGGTTTACCGGCGATGATCCGCGCACTGAAAGAGCGTGCGCCGTTCTGGCTCGAGAAAATGCCTGAGTTGCCGGATTTGGTGTATCAGAGTCTGCATCAGCACAAGCTGTTGCAATACAACATTGAGAAGCTTTCCTCGCAGATCCATAACCAGAGTTCCCGTCAGGGGCAGTCTCGTTATCTTCTGGGAATAGGTGCGACGCTGTTGTTAAGCGGAACCCTTTTGCTGTTGGGCGACGTGAAGATTTATCCAGCCTGCCTGATGGCTGCCGGTGCTGTTTCCTGGTTGATCGGATGGAAGCGCGCCAGCTAA
- the tatA gene encoding Sec-independent protein translocase subunit TatA, with the protein MGGISITKILILVVLVVLLFGTKKLRGLGSDLGASIKGFKKAMSDDDTQPKTKDADISPTDADFTAKSVEIKPEAKAEDTKSQNKEQV; encoded by the coding sequence ATGGGTGGTATTAGTATTACAAAAATCCTGATTCTCGTTGTTCTTGTGGTACTGCTGTTCGGTACGAAGAAACTGCGTGGTCTGGGTTCTGATCTGGGCGCGTCCATCAAAGGCTTCAAAAAGGCCATGAGCGATGACGACACTCAGCCAAAAACTAAAGACGCTGACATTTCTCCAACTGATGCTGATTTCACGGCAAAGTCTGTTGAGATCAAGCCGGAAGCGAAAGCAGAAGACACCAAGAGCCAAAACAAAGAGCAGGTATAA
- the tatB gene encoding Sec-independent protein translocase protein TatB encodes MFDIGFSELLLVLVIGLVVLGPERLPVAVRTVAGWIRTLRAMAASVQSELSQELKLQELQDSLKKAEESGLKNLTPEIKASMDELKEAAESMKKSINSGLNPAEKAVEEAKAEGNTIHNPVLDEAEAHHDAGVSPATADKVVSAPAGAPQSAVDAALASNKSAHAAQPLMTPTEPVPDTSVEVAPLTKAAVDEAPVAETAAPVKPASSTQTTGDR; translated from the coding sequence GTGTTCGATATTGGATTTAGTGAACTGCTGCTGGTATTGGTGATTGGCCTGGTTGTTCTCGGGCCGGAGCGTTTACCTGTAGCAGTGAGAACAGTAGCAGGCTGGATCCGTACGCTTCGTGCAATGGCCGCTTCAGTTCAAAGCGAATTATCGCAGGAGCTGAAACTTCAGGAGTTGCAGGATAGCCTGAAGAAAGCGGAAGAGTCCGGTCTGAAGAATTTAACGCCTGAAATCAAAGCGTCTATGGACGAATTGAAAGAAGCGGCAGAATCCATGAAAAAGTCTATCAATTCAGGGCTTAACCCTGCGGAGAAGGCGGTGGAAGAAGCCAAAGCTGAAGGCAATACCATTCATAATCCGGTTCTGGATGAAGCGGAAGCGCATCATGACGCGGGTGTTTCTCCGGCAACGGCAGACAAAGTGGTTTCTGCTCCGGCAGGTGCGCCTCAAAGCGCTGTTGATGCTGCACTCGCATCGAATAAATCCGCTCATGCTGCTCAGCCATTGATGACACCAACGGAACCGGTGCCTGACACTTCTGTTGAGGTTGCACCGTTGACGAAAGCTGCTGTGGATGAAGCCCCTGTTGCTGAAACTGCCGCACCCGTCAAACCGGCTTCATCAACTCAAACGACAGGTGACCGTTAA
- the tatC gene encoding Sec-independent protein translocase subunit TatC, whose product MAVEDTQPLISHLIELRKRLLNAIICILVVFLALVYFANDIYQLVASPLIKQMPMGASMIATDVASPFFTPIKLTMIVSVFLSAPFILYQVWAFVAPALYKHERRLMMPLLFSSSALFYLGVAFAYFVVFPLAFAFFAKTAPVGVQIATDINNYLDFVMALFMAFGVSFEVPIAIVLLCWSGVTTPEDLKKKRPYVLVGAFVVGMLLTPPDVFSQTLLAIPMYLLFEIGVFFARFYVGARRRSDVDTESDTDPDRPA is encoded by the coding sequence ATGGCAGTTGAAGATACTCAACCACTGATCAGTCATCTGATTGAACTGCGCAAGCGCCTGCTGAATGCCATTATCTGCATTCTGGTGGTGTTTTTAGCGCTGGTTTATTTTGCGAATGACATCTATCAGCTGGTGGCCTCACCGCTGATTAAGCAGATGCCGATGGGCGCGAGCATGATTGCGACCGATGTCGCATCACCGTTCTTTACGCCAATTAAACTGACGATGATCGTGTCGGTGTTCTTATCCGCGCCGTTCATTTTGTATCAGGTCTGGGCGTTTGTGGCGCCGGCGCTGTACAAACATGAACGACGTCTGATGATGCCGCTGCTGTTCTCAAGCTCTGCGTTATTCTATCTGGGCGTGGCATTTGCGTATTTCGTGGTGTTCCCGCTGGCGTTTGCTTTCTTTGCGAAAACCGCGCCGGTTGGCGTACAGATTGCTACCGACATTAACAACTATCTCGATTTCGTGATGGCGTTGTTTATGGCCTTTGGTGTGTCTTTCGAAGTGCCTATCGCGATTGTGCTGCTCTGCTGGAGTGGCGTGACCACGCCGGAAGACCTGAAAAAGAAACGTCCGTATGTCCTGGTTGGGGCATTTGTGGTGGGCATGTTGTTAACGCCGCCGGATGTGTTCTCGCAAACGCTGCTGGCAATTCCGATGTATCTGCTGTTTGAAATCGGGGTGTTCTTTGCCCGTTTCTACGTCGGAGCACGCCGCCGGTCTGATGTCGATACAGAGTCTGATACCGATCCGGATCGGCCTGCATAA